AAAGATAAAATATCAGCTTGTTGGATTGTCACTAATAATCGTTTTACTTCTGATGCCATGACTTTTGCCACTTGTTCCGGTTTGAAATTACTCAGTTGGGATTATCCTCAAAAAGGCAGTCTGCGACAACGAATAGATGAAGATAGATTATATCCGGTAACGTGTTTGACTACTTTAACGGCTGTTGAAAAAGATAAACTGTTGGTGCTCGATATTATTTTGGCCAAAGAAGTAAGCGATAATGCTGAAGTCTTAGTAAAAATTGGACTTAGCACTATCCGAATAAAAAATGTACTAAAAGAAGTTGCTGAACTTTGTAAATATATGTAGTAATGAAAATTAAATTTTTGGGAGGAGCAGGTACCGTGACAGGTTCCAAAACATTAGTTGAAAGCAATGGAGTTCGAATTTTGATTGATTGCGGACAATTTCAGGGAATCAAGCCACTAAGAGAACTTAACTGGGAGCCTCTTCCGATTTTGCCCAACACCATTGATTTTGTTTTGTTGACGCACGGCCATTTAGACCATTGCGGTTGGCTGCCAAGGTTAGTCAATCAAGGTTTTGAAGGTAAAATTTATTGTACTTCTCCAACCAAAGACATAGCTAAATTGATTTTGTTAGACAGTGCTAAAATTCAGGAAGAAGAAGCCGAACGCGCCAATAAAGAAAAGTTTTCCAAACATGAAAAAGCTGAGCCACTGTATGATTTAACACAAGCCGAGCAGGTATTTCCCTTATTTCGAGTAATCAAACCGAATGAAGAAGTGCAACTGGATGCCGAAATAACAGCCACTTTTAGTAATGCCGGACACATTATCGGGGCCTGTTCTATCGAATTGAAACTGGAGAACAAAACGTTGGTTTTTTCCGGAGATATTGGCCGAGATGACGATGTGCTGATGTATCCTCCAACCAAACCCAAAATCGCCGATTATATTTTTCTGGAAAGTACATACGGTAACCGAATTCATCAGGAAGAAGACGTCAAACTTTCTTTAGAAACCTATATCAACAATGCATTTCAAGCAGGTGGTACCGTGATCATTCCGAGTTTTGCTGTTGAAAGAGCACAAAGCATTATGTATTTGCTATGGCAACTAAAGGAAGAAGACAAACTCCCTGATATCCCTTATGTTATTGATACGCCCATGGGCATAAGTGTTTTGGAGGTTTTTACGAAAAATAAAAATTGGCACAAACTTTCCGAAAGTGATTGCATAGCAATGTGTAAAATGTTTACGATGAACACTGATTATCAGGAAACAGTTGATACAATTTATGATACGCAACCTAAAGTAGTTATAGCTGCCAGCGGAATGATTACCGGCGGAAGAGTCTTAAGTTATTTAGAACGCTACATCAGTTTGCCCGAAACCACCATTATCATTGTGGGCTATCAAGCCGAGGGAACTCGTGGAAGAAAATTACTCGAAGGAGCCACTGAATTAAAAATCTACGGAAAATATTATCCTGTTTTAGCCAAAATTCTGGAAATAGAAGGTTTGTCAGCACATGGCGATCAAAACGATTTGCTCAATTGGCTTTCAGCACTGCAGTCTAAACCCCAAAAAGTTTTTTTAGTCCATGGCGAAAACCAACCGGCGGATGAGTTGCGCATCAAGATTCAGGAGCGTTATGGGTTTATTTGTTCTGTTCCTATGATGGGGCAAGAGTTTGAACTGTAAAGTTTTAATACGATTTTAAGTTTTTCCTAATTCGATTTTACTAGCTTTGCATCATGAATTTGAAAAAGCACATAAGTATTTTGCTGACTTTTTTCCTGTTGGTTTCCAACTTGGGGTTGGCGTTTAATGTGCATTATTGCGGAGGTAAAGTAGCTTCGGTTACTTTGCATGTGCCCACTGCTGAAGGTTCAGAAAAGAATTGTTGCGGTGCTGTTGAGCAAGAATCCAAATGTTGCAAAAACAAAATCATAAAATCTGAAATTAAATCAGAGCAGCTTATCGTCAAAAGTTTAACGTTCGCGGCTGATTACATTCCGGTTTATAACGATTGGAAACCTATCGTTTTTACATCTAATTTTACTTTCAAAAAAACAGAGATTACGCCATACTATTGCGATGCCAATGCGCCGCCGTTTTATCTCTTGTACAGCCAATATACTTTCTACTCCTGATTTAATATTCGATAAAAGTTAATTTATACGAATATTAAAATCTATTATAATGAAAAAAATACTGCTACTCTTAGCGCTATTGTTTTCAGTCATCACTTTTTCACAGGAAACGATTCAACAAGATTCCTTAAAAACAGTGACAGTGGAAGCCAAACGCAAAGGGTTAAAAAAATCACTTTCAGGAACCGCCAATACAACTGTAGTTACCAGCAAAGAATTACTAAAAGCGGCTTGTTGTAATTTGGCCGAAAGCTTCGAAACCAATCCGTCTATCGATGTGAATTTTTCGGATGCCTTGACAGGAACCAAACAAATAAAGATGCTCGGGTTAACCAGTCCCTACATCATGATTACCGAAGAAAATATTCCTTCAGTGCGCGGCGCTTCTCAAGCTTATGGGTTGTCTTTTACTCCGGGAACTTGGGTAGAAAGTATCCAAATTACCAAAGGAGCCGGCAGCGTTGTAAATGGCTATGAGAGTATTTCGGGTCAAATTAACACCGAGTTAATCAAACCCATGAAAGACATTCCCTTTTTTCTGAATGCTTACGGCTCGACCGATTCCCGTTTTGAATTAAATACCCATTTCAATAAGAAAGTTTCAGATTATTGGGCTACCAGTTTGTTTGTACACGGCAATGCCCGAGTGTCAAAAAACGATATGAATGATGATGGCTTTCTTGACAATCCGTTGGGAAGACAGTTTAATGTAGCCAACCGTTGGCAATTTGCCAATCCGGAAACAGGTTGGGTGGCGTTTTTAAATCTTCGTTTTATGAAAGATGAAAAGCAAACCGGTCAGCTTAATTTTGATCCTAACAGAGATAAAGGAACAACCAATTATTGGGGTTCTGAAATCAATACGGAACGATTGGATTTTACTTCTAAAGTGGGTTATGTTTTCAAGGATATGCCGTATCAAAGCATTGGCTTTCAAAATGCTTTCAGCAGTCACAATCAAGGATCCTATTTTGGTTTGAATCAATACGACATCAAGCAACAAAGCTATTACTCCAACCTGATTTTCAATTCGATTATCAGCAATACAATGCACAAATTTGCAACAGGGTTGAACTTCACGTATGATAAATATGCCGAGTTTGTAAACCTTGCCAATGTTAGTCGAATAGATAATTCAGTAGGTGCTTTTTTTGAATATACTTATGATGATAGCGACAAGTTCAGTTATATTTTGGGTGGAAGATTCGATTATCACAATAGGTTAGGAGGGTTCTTCACCCCGAGATTGCACGTAAAATACAATCCTTGGGAAAAAGCCGTACTCCGATTTTCAGCCGGAAGAGGCAAGCGCGCCGCCAATATTTTTGCCGAAAACCAAAACCTATTTGCCAGCTCCCGAACCTTTTCGGTTTTAGATACTAATGGGAAAATTTATGGATTGAATCCGGAGATTGCTTGGAATTACGGAATCAGTTTTACTCAGAACTTTAAATTATTTGGCATGAATGCCGATACAACGGTTGATTTTTATCGCACTGATTTTCAAAATCAAGCCGTGGTGGATGTGATGAATTCGCCGCAACAAGTCTTGTTTTATAACTTAAAAGGGAAATCGTATGCTAATAGTTTGCAATTGGATTTCAATTTAGAAATTATCGAACACCTCAATCTGAGAACGGCTTATAAGTATTATGATATTTCGACCGATTATCTTTCGGGGAGTTATCAGCGCCAGTTACAGGCAAAGCACCGTTTCTTTGCGAACTTAGAATATGAAACGCACATAGCCGAAAAAGGAAAACAATGGAAATTTGATTATACATTCAATTGGTTAGGGAAACAGCAATTACCCAACACGGCAAGTAATCCGCATCATGACCAGTTGCCCGAGTTTTCTCCGTCATTTAGTGTGATGAACGCTCAAATTACCCGAACTTTTTCGAGTACTTTTGAAATGTATATCGGAGGCGAAAATATTGGAAATTACAGTCAGCACAAAGCCGTTTTGGGTAGCGAAAATCCATTCGGACCAACTTTTGATACCTCAATTGTGTATGCGCCTATTTTTGGCCAAATGTATTACGCCGGATTGCGATTTAAAATAAAATAATGTTAAAAATAAATACGATGAAGAATATAATTTTAGGAATGATGTTGCTGTTTGTAGCACTTTCTACACAAGCTCAAGAAAAGAAAAATAAAAATGCCAAATACCAATTTGAAGTCAATGGTAATTGTGAACAATGCCAAAAACGAATTCAAAAAGCAGCCTATTCAGTTCCCGGGGTTAAATCGGCGACTTGGGATATTGAAAGCCACAATTTGACGGTATTTTTGAACGAAGAAAAATGTTCGGTTTCAGATGTAAAAAAAGCCATTGCCAAAGTGGGTCACGATACCGATGATACAAAAGCAGAAGATACTGTTTATGAAAAACTGCATTCGTGCTGCAAATACGAAAGAAAATAATGTTGAAAGCTCCTCTTTTTGAGGGGCTTTTTTTATTTGAAATACTTTCGACTAATAATTTTATCTTTACACCAACTAACGAATTACCGTCTTTGCTATGAGCGATTTTTATAAAAAGATATTGGACAATAATAAACAATGGGTCGAGAACCAATTGAAGATTGATCCTAATTATTTCAAAGATTTATCACAAGGTCAAAATCCGCCTTTGTTGTGGATTGGTTGTTCTGATAGTCGCGTTCCGGCCAATGAAATTATAGGGGCCAAACCGGGAGAAGTTTTCGTGCACCGTAACATTGCCAATATGGTGGTGCATTCGGATATGAATATGCTGAGCGTTTTGGATTATGCTGTGAATGCTTTGAAAATTAAACATGTTATTGTTTGTGGTCATTATGGTTGCGGAGGGATTAAAGCAGCTATGGGCAACACTTCTATCGGTATTATTGATAATTGGATTCGTCATATTAAAGATGTTTATCGTTTGCATCATCAGGAATTGAATGCTATTGAAAATGAAACCGATCGTTTTAATCGTTTTGTAGAAGTGAACGTTATTGAGCAAGTTTTTGATTTGGCCAAAACTTCTATCGTACAATCTGCATGGATGAATGGTCAAGAATTAACGCTTCACGGTTGGGTTTATGGTTTAAATTCGGGCTTTGTGACGGATTTGAATGTAAATTTCAGCAGTAATAAAGACTTAGACGATGTTTATCAATTAGAATTTTAATGCGCAAAGTTCTACTACTAATCAGCTTTCTTTTTATTTCAAATCAGTATTTGAATGCTCAGGGCATGACCCAAAATCAGCGGGTTTGGTTTGCTTATTCCGGACAATATAAGGTTTCCAAAAACTGGGGCTATCATATTGAAGCGCAATTCAGAATGGACAATCAATTGGAACAGAATGTACAAAACATCTACCGAATCGGAGCGGTTTATTTTATTTCACCTTCTAAAAATCTAACCTCCGGATATGCTTTAGTTAATACGTTTGACGCAGCGACTGAACGTTTCTTTAAAGAAAATAGGCTTTGGGAACAGTTTCAATACAATAAAAAATGGCACGAAAACAAAAATGTCATGACACATCGATTGCGGTTGGAACAGCGCTGGGTAGGCTCGATTGGAATGGTTGACGGAAATCCGGTTTCAACAGGGAGTAATTGCCAAAACCGATTGCGTTATCTGAATCGGAATTTATTTCACATCACCAATTTGAAAGCTACCGATGAAGAAATTTATGCCGTGTTGCAAAATGAGTTCTTTGTCACTTTGGGTGATAATAAAGTCAATTCCAATATAGTTGACCAAAACCGTTTTTTGATTGGTTTGGGACTGAATTATAATAATCACATCCGTTTGGAGGTAGGCTATATGAATCACTTTGTGAATTCTAATGCCAAAGCTGACGTGATGAATCACACGATTTCTATTTCGTTAATTCAGAACCTAAATTTGCAAAAACAATAGCAGAGTTTAACTTTTTAAAATGCGGTTATCCCAAAAAAAGCTTAATTTCACGCTCGAATTTTATCTATTTTAATTTTATAATCCATGAATGACTTTAATTGGATGCAATTGCTAAATCCTGAATTTTACATTACCATGTCTATTGGCGGTGTACAAGTGGGTCTTTGGATTGTGTTGTTTATAGTGTTTGCCGAAACAGGTCTTTTTGCCGGTTTCTTTTTGCCGGGAGACAGTTTACTTTTCTTAGCCGGAATTTACAGCCGTGATTTAGTAGAGAATTTTACGTTTATACCAAGTGATTTGGTAAACGTGACCTTGTTGTCAGTATTAGTGGCTGTGGCAGGAATA
Above is a genomic segment from Flavobacterium phycosphaerae containing:
- a CDS encoding DUF2490 domain-containing protein, whose protein sequence is MRKVLLLISFLFISNQYLNAQGMTQNQRVWFAYSGQYKVSKNWGYHIEAQFRMDNQLEQNVQNIYRIGAVYFISPSKNLTSGYALVNTFDAATERFFKENRLWEQFQYNKKWHENKNVMTHRLRLEQRWVGSIGMVDGNPVSTGSNCQNRLRYLNRNLFHITNLKATDEEIYAVLQNEFFVTLGDNKVNSNIVDQNRFLIGLGLNYNNHIRLEVGYMNHFVNSNAKADVMNHTISISLIQNLNLQKQ
- a CDS encoding MBL fold metallo-hydrolase RNA specificity domain-containing protein; the encoded protein is MKIKFLGGAGTVTGSKTLVESNGVRILIDCGQFQGIKPLRELNWEPLPILPNTIDFVLLTHGHLDHCGWLPRLVNQGFEGKIYCTSPTKDIAKLILLDSAKIQEEEAERANKEKFSKHEKAEPLYDLTQAEQVFPLFRVIKPNEEVQLDAEITATFSNAGHIIGACSIELKLENKTLVFSGDIGRDDDVLMYPPTKPKIADYIFLESTYGNRIHQEEDVKLSLETYINNAFQAGGTVIIPSFAVERAQSIMYLLWQLKEEDKLPDIPYVIDTPMGISVLEVFTKNKNWHKLSESDCIAMCKMFTMNTDYQETVDTIYDTQPKVVIAASGMITGGRVLSYLERYISLPETTIIIVGYQAEGTRGRKLLEGATELKIYGKYYPVLAKILEIEGLSAHGDQNDLLNWLSALQSKPQKVFLVHGENQPADELRIKIQERYGFICSVPMMGQEFEL
- the can gene encoding carbonate dehydratase, whose product is MSDFYKKILDNNKQWVENQLKIDPNYFKDLSQGQNPPLLWIGCSDSRVPANEIIGAKPGEVFVHRNIANMVVHSDMNMLSVLDYAVNALKIKHVIVCGHYGCGGIKAAMGNTSIGIIDNWIRHIKDVYRLHHQELNAIENETDRFNRFVEVNVIEQVFDLAKTSIVQSAWMNGQELTLHGWVYGLNSGFVTDLNVNFSSNKDLDDVYQLEF
- a CDS encoding TonB-dependent receptor plug domain-containing protein, producing MKKILLLLALLFSVITFSQETIQQDSLKTVTVEAKRKGLKKSLSGTANTTVVTSKELLKAACCNLAESFETNPSIDVNFSDALTGTKQIKMLGLTSPYIMITEENIPSVRGASQAYGLSFTPGTWVESIQITKGAGSVVNGYESISGQINTELIKPMKDIPFFLNAYGSTDSRFELNTHFNKKVSDYWATSLFVHGNARVSKNDMNDDGFLDNPLGRQFNVANRWQFANPETGWVAFLNLRFMKDEKQTGQLNFDPNRDKGTTNYWGSEINTERLDFTSKVGYVFKDMPYQSIGFQNAFSSHNQGSYFGLNQYDIKQQSYYSNLIFNSIISNTMHKFATGLNFTYDKYAEFVNLANVSRIDNSVGAFFEYTYDDSDKFSYILGGRFDYHNRLGGFFTPRLHVKYNPWEKAVLRFSAGRGKRAANIFAENQNLFASSRTFSVLDTNGKIYGLNPEIAWNYGISFTQNFKLFGMNADTTVDFYRTDFQNQAVVDVMNSPQQVLFYNLKGKSYANSLQLDFNLEIIEHLNLRTAYKYYDISTDYLSGSYQRQLQAKHRFFANLEYETHIAEKGKQWKFDYTFNWLGKQQLPNTASNPHHDQLPEFSPSFSVMNAQITRTFSSTFEMYIGGENIGNYSQHKAVLGSENPFGPTFDTSIVYAPIFGQMYYAGLRFKIK
- a CDS encoding HYC_CC_PP family protein, coding for MKKHISILLTFFLLVSNLGLAFNVHYCGGKVASVTLHVPTAEGSEKNCCGAVEQESKCCKNKIIKSEIKSEQLIVKSLTFAADYIPVYNDWKPIVFTSNFTFKKTEITPYYCDANAPPFYLLYSQYTFYS
- a CDS encoding heavy-metal-associated domain-containing protein encodes the protein MKNIILGMMLLFVALSTQAQEKKNKNAKYQFEVNGNCEQCQKRIQKAAYSVPGVKSATWDIESHNLTVFLNEEKCSVSDVKKAIAKVGHDTDDTKAEDTVYEKLHSCCKYERK